The Salvia miltiorrhiza cultivar Shanhuang (shh) chromosome 2, IMPLAD_Smil_shh, whole genome shotgun sequence DNA window AAACTTTCAAACAAGAACACAACTTTAATCTAATATAAATAGCATTTACAAAATTTAAAGCACAAAGCCATAATTCAATAAATTGTATATAAGATTAAATCTATAGTCAATATTGATATGATTACATTTCAAATGAGATAAGGTATTTTACTCGATATAATAATTAAGGAAGCTATGTGCCTTCGATATAAATATAATGAGAGGGAATGGGCCTAATGGGCCAAATGATACCCTACAGGCTACAAGTCagattttcaaaattaaaaaagaaattattgtTGGCCCACTTAATATAAATAGTTGAGAAACATAACTAAATAAACCTCAAACGTTCAGTAATAACTAAAATTTCTActtaaaactgaaaaaaaaaaaaaaattgaggagaAAATTCATGCATCACCCAAGTTGGAATCCAGAAAGTTAGATTTCTACTAAACAATACAAGATCTAAACATTACTATATAGCATTTCATATTACCACCAACATCCTTAGATGTGCTCTAACGTAGATACGAGAATAGAAGATGAAACACGACGACGACGAGACCAGGAGGCTCGGTCGATACAAGAGACGAGCACACGTAGCTAAGGGGGTCGTGCAATGTACACTCCGAGGTAGCACAAAAATAGAGGATGAAAAAAAGAAGGATATAACACCCTCAAGTTCAGTCACTATGCATCATCATCCACAACCAACACGAGCACGAGATTAGGAGGCTCGTCCGATGTGAGAGACGAGCACACGTAGCTAAGGGGATCGCGCAATGCTTACTCCAAGGTAGCACGAAAACAGAAGATGAAACAAAGAAGAATATATATAACACCCTCATGTCATCATCATCCATAACCAACACTAGCATGAGACTAGGAGGCTAGTCCAATGTGAGAGACGAGCACACGTAGCTAAGGGGGATCGCGCGATGCTTACTCTTTTAGTGAAAGGCGCGCGCTCTGGACCTTCACTGAGAGCTTCAGCTTCTggtcttccatgtctctgaaaAGTGCAAGCAGAATTGCTCGATACACTTCGCATCTTTGGTTCGTCTGCTCCACTTCTGCTGTCAGTTCTTGgattttcttctccttctcctcctACAAAATGAAGAAAAACTCTCTTTAAGACGCGTTTTAGTAGAACGAGAGTGCTTAAACAAAGGAAACATAATGAGCCATAAACGACCAACCCGTTTGTCAAAAATAAAGCCCAAAGCAATTACAAAGGCACATGAAAATTGGTTACACAGTTTGTGACAATGTCTGCGGGGAGCTGGCAAGCCAGGGGATTTTTTCACTATTATTTTCGGATACAGTTATGGGGAATACGGCGACTATATATAATGGCCAAAATAGGATTCCGCCGAAAGTGACTAATGTTGTCCATAATTAGGCACAAACGAAATCCTAATGGATTTAGGATTACGGCTTTTCTCCCAGTGTACATTGTATCCAAAATATCTCAGTGAAAAATCCCGGTTTGGCATCGGTCCCAGATGTGGTTACACATGTAAACAATTCTCATatgttttttattgtttttgtgATTATCTGTGCATGTTATTTCCCCACAACTACAATAACCGTTACTAACAAAAATGGACCAAACAACATAAACCCTTAACCCTGTCTATAATATAAGTTTTCATGCCAAACAACAACTCCCACAACCTTTTATGACCTAAAAATGACAAGGAAGTTCAATGTGTGTGATTCTGCAGCTTCAGACACAGTTTAGTATCATTTACAACATTGTATCTTGGTTTAAGAACAAATGGAAAGAGATAGTCAAGAGAATCAAACCCGGGATAGGCACGATGAAGATTGATTCTTGATTGCGTGCATCTCCTTGTTTCCTCCATTTGCTTCAATGGTGCAATGGGCAGAGCCAGAGTTTCTGCTCTTTACAGCAGCGACGCGTTTTGAAGCCCCTTGCAGAGCGTTCATTGCCACATTGTAAACGTGTATAGATTTCGCGCCTTCTTCCACGTACTTCAGAGCTTCTTGGCGTAGATTATCATGACGAACAATTTGAGATTCTTGATAAGTGCTTGGCCCTCCAAAAGCAGATCCGGGCATGGCTTCTCCACAACCGGTCTTGGCGTTTCTTGTCCAGCGTTTCAGAACATATTCAGACGGGAGCATGAGCACATTCTTGGCTCTGAAAACCGAGAGTATATGTCTGCAAGTGATACCTGAAAACTCAAACATCCGACAGCTACACGTAGCTTTCATCTCAAACGTGCTGAATCTGACTGTGTGAGCTCTGTGCTCCTCGCCAAATTTAGCTACCCGATACGTTGTTACTCCACCGGATTCGTCGACTATAGTTGCCGGATTAGCAAGGGTTTCCACCAGTTCCCCTTGAAAGTTCATGAAAATTCTCCGAGTGTAAAGGCTAGCAGCCTGCTTTTCCATAGGGGACGGCGTCTTCAAAACGGGAGTAGCAGTAGACGTATCAAAGTCATCCTTCAATTCCTTCTCGTGCCAGCTCGAAGCAACCTTCTCATACTGTTTAATCAACAGCTGTATCGTGGGCGAGCTGCTCAAGAAACCGTCAGAGAAAAAGCTCGAGGCATCACTGCAGTCCACTGCGGATAGTTCCCCAAAAAACACATCCCTCAAGTAAACCGGGACCCACTGATCACGGATATTATACAAAGACTGCAGCCACTCATTATTCATCAAATAGTACCTACTCACTAAACTCCCCCAACAAGACTCGAACTCCTCAACCGTGTCGGCCTCATTCACACACTTCCTCAACTCAAAGTCGAAGCTCGGGTTCACCTGACACACGTTGCCCAACTTCTCCTGCGTCTGCCTGAGCACACTCCACCTACAGAAGCGGTTACGTGCCTCTGGGAGCACCTGCGCCACGGCCATCTGAATCAGCCTATCGGGATCACTAGTGACGGACACAGGGACGCGTCCAGACATTGCACGGAGCCACGTCTGGAGCAGCCAGACGAAGGAGGCGTCCGATTCATTCAGAAGCAATGCACAACCAAAGAGGACAGGATCACCATGGTGGTTTACACCGGTGAAGGTGACGAATGGTATCTTAGACCGGCTGGACCTATACGACGTGTCAACCCTAACAGTGTCACCGAAATAGCTATAGTTCGACCGAGAAGCAGCATCGGCCCAAAACACATTCCCACACAGCTCACTGTCACCCTCAAACGCATAGAAAAAACCAGGATTCTCAGACTGCATTCTTTTTAGATAATCCAGTAAATATTGAACCCCGGGGCCCAGGTTTCTCTGCCTATTGCTGCTATTATTCATTTGTAAATAAATCCCCAATTTATGCTGCAACGAAGAATCAAACAGCATTAACCAAAAAACCCTAATAACTCTACTTAAAGAATGAAATATAGCAATTGTAATCCTAATTGAACCTTGCAACATTTAAATTATGAGCAAATTAGTTGAATTAAGAAAGAATCAGAATGCAGCAACACAAAAATTCATACTTGCTCGCATATGCGTGTATATAATCAACCAATATATAGAATCAAGGAAAACGCAGAGATAAATTATCTATCGAAGCGATGGGATCATAATCGAGTAAGGGGAAACAGAATTAACAAAGAAATTATCTAGCAAAGCGATGGGATCAAAATCGCAGTGAAAATTCTTAGTTAGCTACATATTTGTGCTGGCCAGAAGCACATTATTCACCCCCAAAAgccaaaatgatgaaaaattgaaacTTGCAGCAGGTATCAGCAGAAATTTACATGGTTTTGAATACTGGGACGAGAATTTACGAAAATTGGCGCCGAAGTCGGAGGTGTGAGTAAGAGGAATTCTTCAATTCTTTCACTGAGTGAGAAATTGCAATTTCTGAATTGCTAAATCGGTAGATATAATACGAATAATTGGGAAGAAATATTGTATGATAATAAATGCAAAAACAATTGcataataaaataatgttataattttatatcatcttttttttcttcctaatatataatcaaataagcaactaGCACGCAGACGAGACCTCTGCACCACACAAAGGTGTGAAAACAATCGTATCCAAGCGAAAACATTATCCACACAAAGATGGGAACACAATTTACACGCACGCGAAAATTAAACCCAAGACTTAttgcaaagaaaaaaaaattgaatgccACTTTAGCTAGATTTCATTAGCtcaaaaacaacaacaaaaaacaaCAAAAGACAAAACCacaaaaataacaacaaaaaagtttttgtaaataatttccAACTGTTGAATTAGTTTTGAACTTTATCATATATGTTAGGAATGATTTCCAACAAACGATATCTCAAATTTGTAAATATAactctcttcttcttttttttccctttgaaaaaaaaaaacactaaacAGTATGATGATGGTAATATGAATAAAATCCAAATCATTTTAGTTATAGCAAAAGAGTTTcatgttaattttataaaattacaCACGTGGGAAATCTATAACAGCTAATTGAAGTATATTTTTATGTAGggttaattgtatataaattattgactttAGTCAAATACtaattttgcatacaaactttaaaaaacAGTGTGATAATTattgaaatatcataaattttgattttacatataaattttaaaaaataacaaaataataaatgaactattgatttaatttaattttactatcaATCGAGATTTCGACCAAATTTACTATTCACATAGCTAGCCGAATAATCTAATATTTCGTACATTCAAATAATGGCTATGATGTATCATCACTAACGTCGTTAAATTCCCTCACTAAATATCAATTATTCGCCTAACTATCTCAGTAATAAATTTGTCTGAAATCTCAATTGGtagcaaaatcaaattaaaccaATAGTTCGATAATTATcatgttatattttaaaatttatatacaaaatTATATCCATCAGGCTATCACAAACATATGTCAAAAACAAACCAAAACTGATTTTATAACCTACATGAAATACATGTTGATTCAAGGCATCTATCTAAGGATATCAAAATGGATGGGCTAGGCCTACACAAACATAGCCCAGTGACCCAGTCCTCCCAAACATAGAAATCGTTTGATCGACTCAGATTATTTTTGACAGCTCTATGTTTTAAAGTTGaacaaaatatttgaaaataaacaattgaatctatttaaattatcccccctcccaaaaaaaaattattcaaattaaaatattaaaatatagttcgattgttttgatttttttatttaatcgattttacttttttttaaaattgattttttttaattcagttttgattttatttgagttgaacaaaatcgaaaaatcgaattattttatataataataaatattaacatATATAATGAATTATTCAGTACTTATAAAGGTCATGATTTGGTAATTTGTTATTGATTTGTAATGAATGATCCggtatttattttagttaatccTAATGTGttgttaattaatttagtgGATATTTGCATATTCTTGAGATGAAAGACGaataatgattaaaaaaaaaagtactccgATTCGATTTTTTCAGATTGTGGGGTTATTccgattttttgattttttcggttgtaatattataaatttcagttatttcaaattaatttatttgatgcggtttatttcatttaaaaccgaatataaatttgatttgcttcgattttaatatataaaaccgAATCAAAAATCGAATGCACACCTCTACTACATTTAACCTATATCAAGATTGGACCATATTGCACATAATGCAAAGGCAGAACAACCCCTCATCGCCCTTGCGTCGTAGTAAAGGTGAGCTCATTGACAGAGATGGAGTCCGGTTTCGTGGAGGAAGACGACGACGACACGGTCGAGAGGCGTCTCCTCACGACGAACGCCGGCTGGGTCGGGAGGGGAAGAGGGCTGGTCTCGCTCCCCAGCATTATAACAACGGTCGACATGGAGGGCCGCTCGTTGGGATCTTCTTGGACACATAGTAGCCCTATGTTTATGCACTTGATCACTTCGGATTTCTCGCATGATTCCGACAACGTCGGATCAATCACGTCGAGGGCTTTGTTGTCGCACCACAATC harbors:
- the LOC131012620 gene encoding protein FAR1-RELATED SEQUENCE 9, translating into MNNSSNRQRNLGPGVQYLLDYLKRMQSENPGFFYAFEGDSELCGNVFWADAASRSNYSYFGDTVRVDTSYRSSRSKIPFVTFTGVNHHGDPVLFGCALLLNESDASFVWLLQTWLRAMSGRVPVSVTSDPDRLIQMAVAQVLPEARNRFCRWSVLRQTQEKLGNVCQVNPSFDFELRKCVNEADTVEEFESCWGSLVSRYYLMNNEWLQSLYNIRDQWVPVYLRDVFFGELSAVDCSDASSFFSDGFLSSSPTIQLLIKQYEKVASSWHEKELKDDFDTSTATPVLKTPSPMEKQAASLYTRRIFMNFQGELVETLANPATIVDESGGVTTYRVAKFGEEHRAHTVRFSTFEMKATCSCRMFEFSGITCRHILSVFRAKNVLMLPSEYVLKRWTRNAKTGCGEAMPGSAFGGPSTYQESQIVRHDNLRQEALKYVEEGAKSIHVYNVAMNALQGASKRVAAVKSRNSGSAHCTIEANGGNKEMHAIKNQSSSCLSREEKEKKIQELTAEVEQTNQRCEVYRAILLALFRDMEDQKLKLSVKVQSARLSLKE